agctagaatctgcgtacctgagcagctgagatattcttcggtgggagtatagcaccggaaccatcctcctcgtctccctctatgacgtccagggcataaggaaaattcatacccgcaaagttcagacgccaggggcagaaatctccatagcgaacaggaggagattcgcgcggcttactattctcggtaggccgccaaccgcggggaccgggaatccaaccgtaagcccacggaccaactatctcgataacggtggcgtgccactcgtaatcatgatcgcgcttgatcctctctcgcgcggggaagagtttccgacgactggacgcctccgtgccaggaacatacttcagcttggcatcgctgacctcatttaacagacgaatctcgcctcgaggagcagggagattccgaaggctaacaaTCCACGGcttacgattcctactattgacgtaatccccaaaggagttattgaaattctcaggagtataccattccttctccatgggattggggacgtaacaagtcatcgacgtttcccccttactccgcagatagcattccttcaaggcgcggagataattccccgatagttgggatacggaacggctatgagtattggtggaagaaccctcactactagcgagcacgtcgtagtagaaggaatcaccggatttgtacaacggcagcatcagaccagcctcgaatgccccaaccgtcgttaacaaatgaaactcatcgaattcgtacttggagataagctcatacgtaatatcatcctcaggggcatagaaacgaaccccgaaggcttgaagctcatgcttttccttgaatatttcaagatcgatatgcttgaaggttacttttttcctgctaacagagacactgcgtatcaagggagcagcctcatcctcgtcggcggggccggatgaactaacgaacgcttccgaagcttttctcttcacggggggattctttgaagattcaaccccaGGAGCTAcgctcttcgtattcttccctttaaaagttggagaagaccgtagatgatgctcgggcactaacgaacgtagaggaggaatgtcaaaagcaacagtgcgaggcggagcctgcgtactcctagtatcatcacggggacgagccactgagcgatcaaagactcttcgagaaccagacggaattatcgggggaatatcttccctagaggacgaggctttcgctccagaagaaactcgactccgacgaacatcatcttgagactctcgacgtggaggagatctcgataacccagaatcaggagtctgataagtaggccgcggacggtcagacatggctgcggaaagaataaaatcaagaacaagttacacacaaatcaccaaaatcaaaaaacacatccatagaaatacaaccacgataacgtagcaaccctaaaagtagtatacatgctcaatatttcaccctcgaagtaatggcttccttaatttaagatgaagaacaggggcaaactagtatgcaagcatcagaagaagttcttcatcacaaacaaggaacaacagtagcagaaaattcacaagtcaacacagcataaaacggtggaaataaagaaaaggaaaacttaccggcaaaaacagcagtagaagaaacaaacgggagaagcgggcgtggttaatgctaaggtggagagaatttaagatcacaggtacaatgaagactgacagagaatttaagatcacaagtgcaatgaagactgacagagaatttaaggtcacaggttcaatgaagacagacagaaaatttaaaggaagaatgaaaactgagagagtgtttaggaagaatgaaattaaattttctttctatccttaaaatacccgaaagaaagagaaggaaaattaagggaggaatgggaaaacgtgcccgttacataagcagttaatgcacgaataaaagacgtgcccaagtatctaggagaagttattaggagtgagaagaatatgcgacgatagtttttcttcaaggcacccattagtcattcaagcccgaagaaaaggggcaaattgtgtacacatatatctcactatcagacacgtgtatataaagaggtacgtggaaagcatgcaggccaaaaacatcaaaacatgatgggtcacgaaacatcaaataaactcaaaggagttactttatctcatccccaaaagagaagccaagatcaacggtggagagaaagttagctgacacggactgacaggggcagaagacacttgtctgacacgagcagacccctcaactacccacattaaacactccgagcagtgtacgtgtcgaccaacctgtggaacgagcgaggatgcctctgcgggatcaagggggaaacgcagacctccgcgcgatggacgcaaggacacaagaagataaggtcccaacggtcttcagagatgggtcccacgttctaaccttataaatacccaatctccaccaagaggagggGGGATCGAAAACATCaggaaggagagagaaagagagaaatagcaaagataagttaatccctgagaggagagaaacatgtaaaccccaaaaatcattcaactattcgtgtaaccgtgaagaacatagtagaacaacaaatcccgtggatgtaggccttagtgctgaaccacgtaaaccttggtcttatttacatttcagcactttacattcatttagctccgcacgtgtttgcttatatgttttgttttccttaatacttatatcccatgcacaaacgccacgcctggagtggttggaggaggccatgataaacccgaaggttttgagccaatgaatcaacaccagggtaccatcatcataatctccttagatgtaaagattgattgtgagcgttcggacgcGCACGTGGTTCGTGTGCCCACATTGATGATGATAATTAGGCTGCTACTGCAGGTGGTGGGGCGCTGGGCTGTTTGACGAAAAAAGACATCACAATTCGAGCAACATTCCACAAACGATTCAGAAGGGACATGTCATCCAGGAGTTGTTGTGAGATTTGAATCCCTCTGGGATCATCCTTTTCGATCTTGTATGCACAGAGATCGAGTTGTTTACGAGCTTCGCGCATAAGAATCCTTGAGTTGTTGTAGTCATATTTTTCAAATGAAGTCACGGCATCAAAGAATTGGTTCTGAGCAGCATTCAATTTGGTGTCACAGAACTCGTATATTTCCTTCAATTTGGCATCAGTTGTATTCTTGAAGAGTTGGTCAGCATCGATTTAGGTGAAAGAAGCTTGACTCCAAGTGCAAAACATAAGGGAGTGGGTTAAATCTCTCATTTCATTGGTCTCTCTAGAGTGATCCGCATTTATGCAGTTAAGACACACCTCCTTGTCCAAAGAAGCTGTGCACACCTTCTCGATATCTTCACCATCTTCTGCTGGTtttaccaccaccttcttcacttGCCTTGATTCTACCATTACCCCAATGGAAAGAATAAGGACAGCGAAAACCAAggaagatgaaaatgaagaggCCATTGTATTTTTTCTGTCGGAGTATAGATTAATTTGTCAGCAATTTTGGCTATATAGCATTGAAGTTACTCGGTTAAAAAAGATATAGATACGATATTATATTGATATGTGATTTGCTAATTAAAAGAAATTTGTGCATGtaataaataaagagattttctttcatttcttcATCTTGTTTCCCATAATAACTTGGGAACTGATCTCTTTTTCAGAAACCAAACTAGGGAACAACTTACAGTAGAATCCTAGCCGAGGCTCGATGAGTTAATGTAAAGGTGAAATTGTGTTGTGCCTCCCTATTTTAAATACTTGCAGATACAAACTTGTGTGGACATCGATAATTACAAACCCTCTTATCACTCTTTCATTCTCATCACAGAGAGATATAACGAGGTTACAATCAAGATGAAAACCCATGTAACATAGGAACCACCTTTGTTGGAGTGAATTACCTAATTGTGTACAAAGATTAAGGAAAAAGAATAGAGGAAAACTCTACAGACCCATTACCACCCTAACAGGGTTAATATAATGCTCCCACCTACCATATTTCATTTAAATCAGAAATACTTCCTCTAATCTTTCAAGCTGAGCCTCACATTTTGGACTTTCACTGATAACTTCAATTTCTGCTCCTCCATATCTTTCAACACTGCTAACAGATTTTCTCGATATACTTCACACCTTTCATTTGCACACTCCAGCTCATTTACCAACTCTTCTATTTTCTTCTCCTTTTCATCCTATCACACCGAAAAAGATAAAGATGAGAGATGTTAAGACACTCTCAACACACAAGCACAAGAAAAAACaacagagaagaagatgaagggagGTTACACATTTTCAAAACAATTATGTGAAGAATATGGTTCATATCCAGATACCCTCACTAATTTTCAAAACTCATGTTCCACTTGAGAGAAAAAGAAGACCGAAAATCATTATATTATATGCAAGAGATGAATCGGAAACACAATTTCAGCTTAGCAATTTATGAAACTGACATTCACGCAATATACTAAGCTAAGTATAGGACTGTTTAACCACATACAGCTTTTCCCCACCAGATCACATATCCCACGCATAATTTTCAACATTCTTACATTATGTGCAAGCTTCACAGGAAACTTAGGTCATGATTCTTCCTAGAACCAAATTTACTATGCTGGAAGCAAAAGTTATTTTACTTACCAATGGAGGAAACATAGTCTATATCTATTAGTCTAAACTGTTAATTGTTAAAAGGTTTAATTCTAACACGGTGCTAGAGAAGCTAATGAAAAAACAAATTGATTATAGCAGCTAAACATTATTTGAGCTACACAGATTTCATGATTGACGCCAACATTCTCATGAAAAAAACATCACTTAGAACCGAAGAATCACACAAATTTATATAGGGTATAGAGAACACTAGAACGACAATCGCAAAAGAAAGGCATCACTATCTTACCCACTAGCATCCAAACTAGGAATGACaagaagcaaagaagaagatagtaATCTAAGAATAAGAAGCGTGATTTTTTTTGCCAATATCAAGGTCTAGACACTCCAACCCCCTTAAACATTTACCAAGGCAAACTTGGCTTGGAACATTAATAATTCGCCATTCAGAATATCAAATTGAAAGAATAGAGATAATCAAGGGAAACTTCTAGAGAACTGGATTGCCACAAAGATAAAGCAGACAACATATAAATCAAGAATGCACTTAAGTAAATGAGGAGAAAACTGACCGCAGAGCAAGATTGAAGCTGGCCCAATCTGTTCCCCTCGGCTGAACACACTTCTCCGTTGCTTCCATTGGGCAGATTTCCTAACGGTGCTGCTCCAGAACCATGCTTCTTGGAAGTTTTGACCTTCTTTATAGCCTCTTTCAGAGCATCCATTGCCACATTATAAGTCTGTGAAGATTTTGCCCCTTCATCTACATATTTAATCACTTCGTGTCGCAGATTGTTAAATCGATCTATCGAGGACTCCTTGGAAGTACTCTGCAATTCAAGGGCATGGTCGTCCACCACAACCCCGCTCTTTGCATTTCTTGTCCAGCGTCTCAAGACATAATGAGAAGGTAGCGTTAAGACGTTTGTGACTCTAAATACAGCTAATATGTGCTTACACAGAATGCCAGAAAACTCTAACATTTGACAGCTACAGTTTGCTAGCATTTCAAAAACATGGAATCGGACAATGTAAGCCTTGTGCTCCTCCCCAAATTTCACCACCCTACATACCGTGACTGTCCCAGAGTCCTCAATTTTCGTTGCAGTACTAGCAAGAGTTTCAACCAATTCTTCTTGGAATTTTATAAATATTCTCCTTGTATAAATGTTTGCAGCTTGTTTTTCCATGGGAGAAGGGGTCTTGAGTACTGGTGCGGTATTCAATGTATCGTAATCTGCCTTTACTTCCTTCTCATGTCTACTTGCAATAGCTTTTTCATACTGTTTGACAAGCACCTGAACAGTGGTTGATGCATTCACATACCCATCGAAAAAAGAGTTTATACTGTCACTCCCTTGCGTCACAGACATCTCTGCGAAGAATGTGTCACACAGATACACTGGGACCCATTGCAGTCGAGCATTGTACATCGATTGAAGCCATTCGTTTTCCATAAGATCATATCTCTGAAGAAGTAACTGCCAGGATGACTCAAACTCTTCAATGGACTCGGTTGTGTTGATGCACTTGCGGAACTCGATTTCAAAATTTGGGTGTGATTGGCAAACACCAGATAACTTATCTTGGGCCTCTCTGAATATATTCCACTTACAGAAACGGTGTCGAGTATCTGGGAATACATGAGTGACAGCTGCCTCTATGACTCTATCTTGGTCGGTTGTGATTGAGATAGGATGACGTCCTGACATTTGTGCAAGCCAGGTCTGAAATAACCAGATGAAAGATGATTCAGACTCGTTGAGAAGTAATGCCCAGCCAAATAACACAGGTTGTCCATGATGGTTCCACCCAGTGAACGGAGCAAATGGGACCCTGTACCTATTGGTTCTATACACTGTGTCAAATATAACGGTGTCTCCAAAGCAGTTATAGTTCATCCTACAAGTGGCATCAGTCCAGAATATGTTCCCGGCCGAGTGATCACTGTCGCCTTGGATTTCGTAAAAGAATGTAGGATCCTCAGCTTGCATCTGCTTTAGGTAGTCCAATACCTGCTGAGCTCCACCACCAAAATGTCTCTGCCTGCTAGTAAGGTAATTTCGGTAATCCACAGTAGAAAACCCGACATTATCAACTCCACCAGATTCCTTTATCAACACTGACATCACCCCACTTGGTCCTATGCCAGCCGCTTGGAGAGTATCAATCAAGCTCCGTGCAGACCCTGAAATGTGTTTATGCGATCGGAGGCTATGCACTTTATCATGTGGCACGAGTTCATGATTATGCTCTTTTGTAATTTTAGAAACGATCCATTTCCCCGTAtcctttttcttcaccataatcaTTGCTTTGCAACCAACTCTGGCAACAGCTCGTGGACGTTTCTGTTTGCGCTTACTATTCCGGTCACGCCCTTGATGAAAACCTTGCCTCGAACACACAATCTGACGACAAATAATAGCATCATCGTGACGTGACCTATGGTAAGTACTAACACGGGTACTGAATCCGACTCTACGCGCATAAGAGTTGTAACAAATACGAGCAGCTTCTTCTGATTCAAATTCCATGCCCTCATACGGTTCAAGATCAGCATCCGTATCAGTAGTAACAGGTACAATATCCCCAAATAAATCTCCaccatcaagaaattcaccattatcATAATCTACATCCTGTTCAAGGTCTATACCATTATTACTAATGTCAAGATCATCATTTTCTTCACCGGAACCAATGTCGAACTCCATATCCATGTTATTCAATGGTTCAAACTCCATAACTAAAGTGGGTGTTTAGGGTTTCGTAATGAATACTTATACTAATACTGTTATCTCATTTGTAAACAAATTTACTTATTCTATTAATCGTATGAGTTTGAATAAAGTTGGGAAGATAAAATTGAAGCTTTAATACACAAGTTCAGAGAGAAAGTTGAAGAAAATGAAACTGACCCAAAAGTAGAAATTGAAAGAAACTTCCAGCCAGCGCTATgatggtgtgtgtgtgtgtgtctaGTAACAAGAGAATCAACTGAACCGTAAAACCTTCTTTCAGGGTTTGTTGAAGTTGTGAAAAAAGGATTCGAAGAGAGAAAGCTTATTCATTTGGAGGGGAGTGCAGGGAAGGAGTGAGAGAAAAAGTGAAGAACCATCTAAAAATGACTATCTAGCACTTCTCGTACCCCCTTGACTACCAAACTTCTTATGTGAGCAGGGCCGGCATGTTTGTTATGGCAATTCTTATGGCAATGGCcaaatgaaatattttgttgagccacgtgaaTGGCCAGACTGGTGTTTCCATTATGGTAAAGCATTCGGCGATTGATAATCAAGCGCCCGAACTTCAGATAAACGATGGCGTTGGCAGAAAAACACAGACGTTGAAAACCCACACGCTGGCGTTGAAGACATAACCGTTGGCATTGATGACACCAACGCGGGCAGTAGACACAAAAACGCCAACGGTCGATTCTCTAACGCCCATATTGTCAACGGTATTATTTTCAAAACTATAAATTGCTTCAACTAAATTCATTTTCAGTCACACCACTACTATTTCCTTCTTCAAAAACTCTTCTAAATCAAAGAATTTTGATACAATATGCGGCATTTTAAGAAAAGTGGGCAATAGtgtaaaaaagaaaagagatcgaagaaatgaaCCGGCACCGCGGCCTGTTACAGATGtagatttttctcaaaatcggGAAGCAGATTTTGCTTCGACGAGTGTCGTTGTTGCTCCATCATTAGTCCaaggtcatgtgtcggggcatcAAGATCGATCTGAGGATTATTTTAGAatgagaggtggattttcagaCTTAAAGGTTGTTTATGAAGTTTTACCCCCTCAAGTCCGAGAAAGGGTTGACAAATATCCCTGGCGTGCGCTTCTAGAAGACACAACAACATAATTCCGAAAACagtggtagaaaggtggtgggcgacgacgcacacattccatttttaggattttgaaattggtaagcTTTTTTAATTTAacttaaattatattttttaaataattattaaataatcaaaagaattaatcacaGTTGATATTATACCTGTAATAGGTATTACGCTCCTTGATTTGTATTTTATTTGTGGGATCCCAAGTGAAATGGGAGAGCCAACACCATTCAACCAAGAAAAATGGATATCAAATAGTAAATGGGAGACGCTTTTTCCCTCGTTTATAGATTCAGAAATACCTGAagattataaacaattgaaaGGAGGTGGGATTAAATATTCAGCGTTGAAGTATTTCCTTAACCAACCCAGAACatgtagatgactatcctgaactcgaaaggatgtttatcttatgggtactgggtcagacattctttccaaactcaacatgtgTTGCTCGTGTTGGTTGGCTTCAAACGTTACAAGATCTTGACAAAGCACCAGATTATGACTAGGgatctgcaattttagcagaattGTATTGTGGGTTGGATCATGCGTTCATGGGCAAAGATAACTTCACTGGTTTATggggcatcatagaggtaaatatcaaaattattattttaaaattttaaataatttttatgagcaaatgtagattaagtcaaaatactaaaatatggagtaatttgcagtattggtggtatacctacttccgtgTTAGTAAACCAATCCTTAAAGACGATACCCAAAGATTTCCAATGTTGGATATGTACATCTCGACCAACTTAGCGAAGGGCACTGGCAGCGACGTCTCGGGTTCCAGTTTTGTTCAGAGGTTTCATCATATGACTCGGAGCCACAACAACGTCGTTGTTCACCCTTACattgattttcctcagtatggTGCTAATTTTGGACACCGTATTGTTGATTATTCTCTGCGTAGAGTTGTTTTTACACTCCATAATGAGATAGAGGGGTTTGGTACCTTGGAGATAGACTGCAGTACCAAATGAAAGGTATATatgcaattgcaattaacccgCCACAACAGATGCAAACCTCTGGATCAGATTTTGATCGTCTGAGAAGAACCAATTGggagaggtatgaactaaatacaTAGAGGGTTATTAGTGAAGCACGGTATGTCACCTGGTACAAGTCGATTGCGAAGCCTGTAATTGGGACAAACAACATGCACAtctatgggtttgatttcccAGGGTTATCACGCCTGTCTCATGATGCAAATATCGTTCCTAGCCAGCCGCCTCCAAAAGAGTCATGTTTTACGACTTACCCCACCACaggtgcaagttcttcatcatctttgtcAAATATGTCCGAAATTCGTTGGGAGATGGTAAGTATTACTCCACAAGGTGAACCAACCACGATCCCCATTGTTTCCCAAGCTATGGAACGTGAATATCCTTACTACAATGTCATTGCCAGTGAGGAAGAGTTGCGGAACCAACTAAACGATTTGTATTGGATGAATCGGCAAATAGAGGCTATACACTTGAATGCGTGTCCGAAATGGCACAAGAACACGATGTTTGGATTGAGTccaactgtaaatgatgatgggcGGCGGTCACATTCTTCCAATTCCACCATGAGCAACAGATCATGACACGATAGTGATGAAACAATGGTGGGAGAAACACAAGTACGAcaaagttcttcttcaccacataTACGACACAATACTTCACCACAAACTGTGCATGTATCTCAACCTCAAGTATTTCGGATAGATCAtaggcgcatttcatcatcattctttCCCTACAACCCAAATGATTGCTACAAtgttacaccaccaccacaaaaacaacaaacatcttatatgcttggaggacCGAGTGCACCGAATGCTTTCCAACAATCGCCTAGTGATTTCCAATCGCTTAATGTTGTTCAACCATCTTTATTTCCTTATGGAAATTTACTTAATATGTTGGAAATTGGGGATATCCCAGGTCTATCCCCAGGTCTTGGAGAATTCTTGACTCCAGAAGATAACAATGGGAAAGCTAGCGATGAGCGACGTTAGAGAGATTGTTTGCAA
This is a stretch of genomic DNA from Papaver somniferum cultivar HN1 chromosome 1, ASM357369v1, whole genome shotgun sequence. It encodes these proteins:
- the LOC113299481 gene encoding protein FAR1-RELATED SEQUENCE 5-like, with protein sequence MEFEPLNNMDMEFDIGSGEENDDLDISNNGIDLEQDVDYDNGEFLDGGDLFGDIVPVTTDTDADLEPYEGMEFESEEAARICYNSYARRVGFSTRVSTYHRSRHDDAIICRQIVCSRQGFHQGRDRNSKRKQKRPRAVARVGCKAMIMVKKKDTGKWIVSKITKEHNHELVPHDKVHSLRSHKHISGSARSLIDTLQAAGIGPSGVMSVLIKESGGVDNVGFSTVDYRNYLTSRQRHFGGGAQQVLDYLKQMQAEDPTFFYEIQGDSDHSAGNIFWTDATCRMNYNCFGDTVIFDTVYRTNRYRVPFAPFTGWNHHGQPVLFGWALLLNESESSFIWLFQTWLAQMSGRHPISITTDQDRVIEAAVTHVFPDTRHRFCKWNIFREAQDKLSGVCQSHPNFEIEFRKCINTTESIEEFESSWQLLLQRYDLMENEWLQSMYNARLQWVPVYLCDTFFAEMSVTQGSDSINSFFDGYVNASTTVQVLVKQYEKAIASRHEKEVKADYDTLNTAPVLKTPSPMEKQAANIYTRRIFIKFQEELVETLASTATKIEDSGTVTVCRVVKFGEEHKAYIVRFHVFEMLANCSCQMLEFSGILCKHILAVFRVTNVLTLPSHYVLRRWTRNAKSGVVVDDHALELQSTSKESSIDRFNNLRHEVIKYVDEGAKSSQTYNVAMDALKEAIKKVKTSKKHGSGAAPLGNLPNGSNGEVCSAEGNRLGQLQSCSADEKEKKIEELVNELECANERCEVYRENLLAVLKDMEEQKLKLSVKVQNVRLSLKD